A single window of Pseudomonas benzenivorans DNA harbors:
- a CDS encoding LysM peptidoglycan-binding domain-containing protein, whose protein sequence is MRKSLLALLLLAAGGLAQAEVQLKEGHPDHYTVVKGDTLWDISGRFLSQPWKWPEIWHANPQVENPHLIYPGDELSLVYVDGQPRLMLNRGESRGTIKLSPKVRVTPMAEAIPTIPLEAINSFLLSNRIVDNPEEFQGAPYVVAGNAERVVSGAGDRVYARGQFDEHAPVYGIFRQGKTYVDPETQEFLGINADDIGGGEIVAEEGDIGTMNLTRSTQEVRLGDRLFPTEERAINSTFMPSEPTNEVRGLILDVPRGVTQIGQFDVVTLNKGARDGLVVGNVLAVYKTGETVRDRVTGESVKIPDERAGLLMVFRTYDKLSYGLVLGATRQLAVMDKVRNP, encoded by the coding sequence ATGAGGAAATCACTACTCGCCCTGCTGCTGCTGGCCGCAGGTGGCTTGGCCCAGGCGGAAGTGCAACTCAAGGAAGGTCACCCTGACCATTACACCGTGGTCAAGGGCGATACCCTCTGGGATATTTCCGGTCGGTTCCTCAGTCAGCCGTGGAAGTGGCCGGAGATCTGGCACGCCAACCCGCAGGTGGAAAACCCCCATCTGATCTATCCCGGCGACGAGCTCAGCCTGGTCTACGTCGACGGTCAGCCGCGCCTGATGCTCAACCGCGGCGAGTCCCGCGGCACCATCAAGCTGTCGCCCAAGGTGCGCGTCACGCCGATGGCCGAAGCCATTCCGACCATTCCGCTGGAGGCGATCAACAGCTTCCTGCTGAGCAACCGCATCGTCGACAACCCGGAAGAGTTCCAGGGCGCCCCCTATGTCGTGGCCGGTAACGCCGAGCGGGTGGTCAGTGGCGCCGGCGACCGCGTCTATGCCCGCGGCCAGTTCGACGAGCACGCACCGGTGTACGGCATCTTCCGCCAGGGCAAGACCTACGTCGATCCGGAGACCCAGGAGTTCCTCGGGATCAACGCCGACGACATCGGCGGTGGTGAGATCGTCGCCGAGGAAGGCGACATCGGCACCATGAACCTGACCCGCTCGACCCAGGAAGTACGCCTGGGTGACCGTCTGTTCCCCACCGAGGAGCGGGCGATCAACTCGACCTTCATGCCCAGCGAGCCGACCAATGAAGTTCGCGGCCTGATCCTCGACGTGCCGCGTGGCGTGACCCAGATCGGCCAGTTCGACGTGGTCACCCTGAACAAGGGCGCGCGGGACGGCCTGGTGGTGGGCAACGTGCTGGCGGTGTACAAGACCGGCGAAACCGTACGCGACCGGGTCACCGGCGAATCGGTGAAGATTCCCGACGAGCGTGCCGGCCTGCTGATGGTCTTCCGCACCTACGACAAGCTCAGCTACGGGCTGGTCCTCGGCGCCACCCGCCAGCTGGCGGTGATGGACAAGGTCCGCAACCCGTAA
- the dprA gene encoding DNA-processing protein DprA: MSQRLSPAELEARLRLHGLPELGPRRFRKLLAAFDTASAALSAPASAWRALGLPAVCAEARRNAEVRERARAALAWLEARDRHLLMWDDPAYPGLLAELDDAPSLLFVAGEPSLLEQPQLAVVGSRRASRPGLDTAHSFARSLAAGGFVITSGLALGIDGAAHQGALDASGKTIAVLGTGLEQLYPARHARLAADIVAGGGALVSELPLDCPPQAGNFPRRNRIISGLSLGVLVVEASPSSGSLITARLAAEQGREVYAIPGSIHHPGARGCHQLIREGATLVESIEHILEALRGWQVQMPPAAEPAASLQPSHPLLELLHAAPHSSEALAAVSGWPLAEVLAALTELELEGRIAREGGRWVGRGG, encoded by the coding sequence ATGTCGCAGCGTCTGTCCCCTGCCGAGCTCGAAGCCCGTTTGCGCCTACATGGTCTGCCGGAACTGGGGCCGCGGCGTTTTCGCAAGTTGCTGGCGGCCTTCGACACCGCCTCGGCCGCCCTCAGTGCGCCGGCCAGTGCCTGGCGCGCCCTGGGCCTGCCGGCGGTCTGTGCCGAGGCGCGGCGCAATGCCGAGGTGCGTGAGCGGGCCAGGGCCGCCCTGGCCTGGCTGGAGGCCCGGGACCGGCACCTGCTGATGTGGGATGACCCGGCCTATCCGGGCCTGCTCGCCGAGCTCGACGATGCCCCGTCGCTGCTGTTCGTCGCCGGCGAGCCCAGCCTGCTCGAGCAACCGCAGCTGGCCGTTGTCGGCAGTCGCCGCGCCTCCCGCCCCGGCCTGGATACCGCCCACAGTTTCGCCCGCAGCCTGGCCGCCGGCGGCTTCGTGATCACCAGCGGCCTGGCCCTCGGTATCGACGGCGCGGCACATCAGGGGGCGCTGGACGCCTCGGGAAAGACCATCGCGGTCCTGGGTACCGGGCTTGAGCAGCTGTATCCGGCACGCCATGCCAGACTGGCGGCGGACATTGTCGCGGGGGGTGGCGCGCTGGTGTCCGAGCTGCCGCTGGACTGCCCGCCCCAGGCGGGCAACTTTCCCCGGCGCAACCGCATCATCAGCGGTCTGTCCCTCGGTGTGCTGGTGGTCGAGGCCAGCCCGTCCAGCGGCTCGCTGATCACCGCCCGCCTGGCGGCCGAGCAGGGCCGTGAAGTTTATGCGATTCCCGGCTCCATCCATCATCCCGGGGCGCGGGGTTGCCATCAGCTGATCCGCGAAGGGGCCACCCTGGTGGAAAGCATCGAGCACATTCTCGAGGCCCTGCGCGGCTGGCAGGTCCAGATGCCGCCTGCGGCCGAGCCCGCTGCGTCCCTGCAACCAAGCCATCCCCTGCTCGAGCTGCTGCATGCCGCGCCGCACAGCAGCGAAGCCCTGGCAGCGGTCAGTGGCTGGCCGCTGGCCGAAGTGCTGGCGGCCCTCACCGAGCTGGAGCTGGAAGGGCGCATCGCCCGCGAAGGCGGCCGCTGGGTCGGGCGTGGCGGCTGA
- a CDS encoding L-threonylcarbamoyladenylate synthase gives MASHWQVQQAARVVSQGGVIAYPTEAVWGLGCDPWDELAVARLLALKERPMDKGLILVADCIEQFDFLLEDLPDVWQERLASSWPGPNTWLVPHQQRLPEWISGRHASVALRVSDHPLVRRLCALTGPLVSTSANPSGRPAARTRLRVEQYFPRQLDLVLGGALGGRRNPSVIRDLASGQVLRPA, from the coding sequence ATGGCCAGTCATTGGCAGGTGCAACAGGCGGCACGGGTGGTGAGCCAGGGCGGGGTGATCGCCTATCCGACCGAGGCGGTGTGGGGGCTGGGTTGTGACCCCTGGGACGAGCTGGCGGTGGCCCGTCTGCTGGCGCTCAAGGAGCGGCCGATGGACAAGGGCCTGATCCTGGTGGCCGACTGCATCGAGCAGTTCGATTTTCTCCTCGAGGATTTGCCGGACGTCTGGCAGGAGCGCCTGGCCAGCAGCTGGCCGGGGCCCAACACCTGGCTGGTGCCGCACCAGCAGCGCCTGCCGGAATGGATCAGCGGACGGCATGCCAGCGTGGCCCTGCGGGTCAGCGATCATCCCCTGGTGCGCCGGCTGTGCGCCCTCACCGGCCCGCTGGTGTCGACCTCGGCCAACCCGTCCGGGCGCCCGGCGGCGCGCACCCGCCTGCGCGTGGAGCAGTATTTTCCGCGGCAGCTGGACCTGGTGCTCGGTGGTGCCCTGGGCGGGCGCCGAAACCCCAGCGTGATCCGTGACCTGGCCAGCGGCCAGGTGCTGCGCCCGGCTTGA
- a CDS encoding NADPH:quinone reductase, producing MAKRIQFSRHGGPEVLEYLDYQPAAPGPHEVRVQNQAIGLNFIDIYYRGGVYPPPALPSGLGTEGAGIVEAVGEGVSQFQVGDRVAYATGPLGAYSELHVLPASKLVKLPEAISFEQAAAVMLKGLTVQYLLRQTYALKGGETILFHAAAGGVGSFACQWAKALGVKLIGTVSSPEKAARAMEQGAWATIDYSHENVVQRVQELTDGQKCPVVYDGVGKDTWETSLDCVAPRGLLVSFGNASGAVTGVNLGILAQKGSLFVTRPSLAGYADTPERLQAMADELFAMITSGRLKVEISSRHALKDAAQAQTALAARQTTGSTILLP from the coding sequence ATGGCCAAGCGAATCCAGTTCAGCCGCCACGGCGGCCCCGAAGTGCTCGAGTACCTCGATTACCAGCCGGCCGCACCCGGCCCCCATGAAGTGCGGGTGCAGAACCAGGCGATCGGCCTGAACTTCATCGATATCTATTACCGCGGTGGCGTCTACCCGCCGCCGGCGCTGCCGTCCGGCCTGGGCACCGAGGGTGCCGGCATCGTCGAGGCGGTGGGCGAGGGGGTCAGCCAGTTCCAGGTCGGCGATCGTGTGGCCTACGCCACCGGCCCGCTCGGCGCCTACAGCGAGCTGCACGTGCTGCCGGCCAGCAAACTGGTCAAGCTGCCCGAGGCGATCAGCTTCGAGCAGGCCGCGGCGGTCATGCTCAAGGGCCTCACCGTGCAGTACCTGTTGCGCCAGACCTATGCGCTCAAGGGCGGCGAAACCATCCTGTTCCATGCCGCCGCCGGCGGCGTCGGTTCCTTCGCCTGCCAGTGGGCCAAGGCCCTGGGGGTCAAGCTGATCGGCACCGTCAGTTCGCCGGAAAAAGCGGCGCGGGCGATGGAGCAGGGCGCCTGGGCGACCATCGACTACAGCCACGAGAACGTGGTGCAACGGGTGCAGGAGTTGACCGACGGACAGAAGTGCCCGGTGGTCTACGACGGCGTCGGCAAGGACACCTGGGAAACCTCCCTGGACTGCGTCGCCCCGCGCGGCCTGCTGGTCAGCTTCGGCAACGCCTCCGGCGCGGTCACCGGGGTCAACCTGGGCATCCTCGCGCAGAAGGGTTCGCTGTTCGTCACCCGGCCGAGCCTGGCCGGCTATGCCGATACCCCAGAACGCCTGCAGGCCATGGCCGACGAGCTGTTCGCGATGATCACCAGCGGCCGGCTCAAGGTGGAGATCAGCAGCCGCCACGCGCTCAAGGACGCCGCTCAGGCGCAGACCGCCCTGGCCGCACGACAGACCACCGGCTCGACCATTCTGCTGCCCTGA
- the hemF gene encoding oxygen-dependent coproporphyrinogen oxidase, translated as MSDRTEAVKAYLLDLQDRICAALQAEDGSADFIEDAWQRPAGGGGRTRVLENGALIEKGGVNFSHVHGSGLPPSASAHRPELAGRGFEALGVSLVIHPHNPHIPTSHANVRFFIAEKEGEEAVWWFGGGFDLTPYYANEEDCVHWHRVAQAACAPFGEDVYPRYKAWCDRYFHIKHRDEPRGIGGLFFDDLNQWDFDTSFAFMRAIGDAFLEAYLPIVQRRRNTPFSERQREFQAFRRGRYVEFNLVYDRGTLFGLQSGGRTESILMSLPPQVRWGYDWKAEPGSEEARLTEYFLQDRDWLQEAKA; from the coding sequence GTGAGTGACCGTACTGAGGCCGTGAAGGCCTATCTGCTCGACCTGCAAGACCGTATCTGTGCCGCCCTGCAAGCCGAAGACGGCAGCGCCGACTTCATCGAGGACGCCTGGCAGCGTCCCGCCGGCGGTGGCGGGCGCACGCGGGTGCTGGAGAACGGCGCGCTGATCGAGAAGGGAGGGGTGAACTTCTCCCACGTCCATGGCAGTGGCCTGCCGCCCTCGGCCAGCGCCCACCGCCCGGAGCTGGCCGGCCGCGGTTTCGAGGCCCTCGGCGTGTCCCTGGTGATCCACCCGCACAACCCCCATATCCCCACCTCCCACGCCAACGTGCGCTTCTTCATCGCCGAAAAGGAAGGCGAGGAGGCGGTCTGGTGGTTCGGCGGCGGCTTCGACCTGACCCCCTACTACGCCAACGAGGAGGACTGCGTGCACTGGCACCGGGTGGCCCAGGCCGCCTGCGCGCCCTTTGGCGAGGATGTCTACCCGCGCTACAAGGCCTGGTGCGACCGCTACTTCCACATCAAGCACCGCGACGAGCCACGCGGCATCGGCGGGCTGTTCTTCGACGACCTCAACCAGTGGGACTTCGACACCAGCTTCGCCTTCATGCGCGCCATCGGCGATGCCTTCCTCGAGGCCTACCTGCCGATCGTGCAGCGGCGCAGGAACACCCCCTTCAGCGAGCGTCAGCGCGAGTTCCAGGCGTTCCGTCGCGGCCGCTACGTGGAGTTCAACCTGGTCTACGACCGCGGCACCCTGTTCGGCCTGCAGTCCGGCGGGCGCACCGAGTCGATCCTCATGTCGCTGCCGCCGCAGGTGCGCTGGGGCTATGACTGGAAGGCCGAGCCCGGCAGCGAGGAGGCGCGCCTGACCGAGTACTTCCTGCAGGACCGCGACTGGCTGCAGGAGGCAAAGGCCTGA
- the aroE gene encoding shikimate dehydrogenase, which yields MDRYGVFGNPIGHSKSPLIHRLFAAQTGQQLSYEALLAPLDDFPGFARNFFAEGKGANVTVPFKEQAFQLADELSARARRAGAVNTLMKREDGSLLGDNTDGAGLVRDLTVNAGFALRGKRILLLGAGGAVRGVLEPLLAQQPAVLVIANRTVAKAEQLAGEFADLGPLVASGFDWLDAPVDLIVNGTSASLAGELPPIAPSLIESGHTLCYDMMYAREATAFNRWAAEQGAARTLDGLGMLVEQAAEAFFLWRGVRPDSAPVLAELRRQLRQG from the coding sequence ATGGACCGCTATGGCGTATTCGGCAACCCCATCGGCCACAGCAAGTCGCCGCTGATCCACCGCCTGTTCGCCGCCCAGACCGGCCAGCAGCTGAGCTACGAGGCGCTGCTGGCGCCGCTGGACGACTTCCCCGGCTTCGCCCGGAACTTCTTCGCCGAAGGCAAGGGTGCCAACGTCACCGTGCCGTTCAAGGAGCAGGCCTTTCAGCTGGCCGACGAACTGAGCGCCCGGGCCCGCCGCGCCGGCGCGGTGAACACCCTGATGAAGCGCGAGGACGGCAGCCTGCTCGGCGACAACACCGACGGCGCCGGCCTGGTGCGCGACCTGACGGTCAATGCCGGCTTCGCGTTGCGCGGCAAGCGCATCCTCCTGCTCGGTGCCGGCGGCGCGGTGCGTGGCGTGCTCGAGCCGCTGCTGGCGCAGCAGCCGGCGGTGCTGGTGATCGCCAACCGCACGGTGGCCAAGGCCGAGCAGCTGGCCGGCGAGTTCGCCGACCTGGGGCCGCTGGTGGCCAGCGGCTTCGACTGGCTCGACGCGCCGGTGGACCTGATCGTCAACGGCACCTCGGCCAGCCTGGCCGGCGAGTTGCCACCGATCGCGCCGAGCCTGATCGAGTCGGGCCATACCCTGTGCTACGACATGATGTACGCCCGGGAGGCTACCGCCTTCAATCGCTGGGCCGCCGAGCAGGGCGCGGCGCGCACCCTCGATGGCCTGGGCATGCTGGTCGAGCAGGCCGCCGAGGCTTTCTTCCTGTGGCGCGGGGTGCGCCCGGACAGCGCGCCGGTGCTGGCCGAACTGCGCCGCCAGCTTCGGCAGGGCTGA
- a CDS encoding SulP family inorganic anion transporter, which produces MPLPSRQTLLPFLRWLPNTSRRSLGNDLLVGLSGAILALPQSIAYALIAGLPAEYGLYAAIVPVIIACLWGSSWHLICGPTAAISIVIFTSVSPFAIPGSADFIALVLLLTFVAGLFQWLLGLLRFGALVNFVSHSVVLGFTIGAAVVIALGQLPNLLGIEVPSQATALATLLNIGEHLLDSDWRALALALFTLGLSLLIRKLWPRAPALLLGLVAGSLVVLLLPQQMSGIALVSAFEGSLPPFSPLRLELSSLLQLLPAAVACGMLGLVTSLSISRALASKSQQFLDANQEVRAQGLSNLIGPWFSGYLSAGSFTRSALNLQAGARSPLAGVCSALLVALFALFGARLIALIPLPCMAAGILLICWGLVDIAGARALYRVSRAEFLVMALTLLATLLLELQTAIYAGVLASLFFYLKRTSQPRVKFWQEDEEDLLRVEGSIFFGACHYVQQLLQRTRKGRVVIDAHHVNFIDYAGVEMLHQEARRLKAQNRFLIMRRARPQVIEEIHKLEGAEHCPVLFED; this is translated from the coding sequence ATGCCGCTACCCAGCCGCCAGACCCTGCTGCCCTTCCTCCGATGGCTGCCCAACACCAGCCGTCGCAGCCTCGGCAATGACCTGCTGGTGGGCCTGAGCGGCGCCATCCTGGCCCTGCCGCAGTCCATCGCCTATGCCCTGATCGCCGGCCTGCCGGCCGAGTACGGCCTGTACGCGGCCATCGTGCCGGTGATCATCGCCTGCCTGTGGGGCTCGTCCTGGCACCTGATCTGCGGGCCGACCGCAGCGATCTCCATCGTCATCTTCACCAGCGTCAGCCCTTTCGCCATCCCGGGCAGCGCGGACTTCATCGCCCTGGTGCTGCTGCTGACCTTCGTCGCCGGGCTGTTCCAATGGCTGCTCGGCCTGCTGCGCTTCGGCGCCCTGGTCAACTTCGTCTCCCACTCGGTGGTGCTCGGCTTCACCATCGGCGCCGCCGTGGTCATCGCCCTCGGCCAGCTGCCCAACCTGCTGGGCATCGAGGTACCGAGCCAGGCCACCGCCCTGGCAACCCTGCTGAACATCGGCGAACACCTGCTCGACAGCGACTGGCGCGCCCTGGCCCTGGCCCTGTTCACCCTGGGTCTGAGCCTGCTGATTCGCAAGCTGTGGCCACGGGCGCCGGCCCTGCTGCTGGGCCTGGTGGCCGGCAGTCTGGTGGTCCTGCTGCTGCCGCAGCAGATGAGCGGGATCGCCCTGGTCAGCGCCTTCGAGGGCAGCCTGCCGCCGTTCAGCCCGCTGCGCCTGGAGCTGTCCAGCCTGCTTCAGCTGCTGCCGGCGGCGGTGGCCTGCGGCATGCTCGGCCTGGTCACCAGCCTGTCGATATCCCGCGCCCTGGCCAGCAAGTCCCAGCAGTTCCTCGACGCCAACCAGGAGGTACGCGCCCAGGGCCTGTCGAATCTGATCGGCCCATGGTTCTCCGGCTACCTGTCGGCCGGCTCCTTCACCCGCTCGGCGCTGAACCTGCAGGCCGGCGCCCGCTCGCCGCTGGCCGGGGTGTGCTCGGCGCTGCTGGTGGCGCTGTTCGCCCTGTTCGGCGCGCGGCTGATCGCGCTGATCCCGCTGCCCTGCATGGCCGCCGGCATCCTGCTGATCTGCTGGGGGCTGGTAGACATCGCCGGGGCGCGGGCGCTGTACCGGGTCAGCCGCGCCGAGTTCCTGGTGATGGCCCTGACCCTGCTGGCCACCCTGCTGCTGGAGCTGCAGACGGCGATCTACGCCGGGGTGCTGGCTTCGCTGTTCTTCTACCTCAAGCGCACCTCGCAGCCGCGGGTGAAGTTCTGGCAGGAGGACGAGGAAGACCTGCTGCGGGTCGAGGGCTCGATCTTCTTCGGCGCCTGCCATTACGTGCAGCAGCTGTTGCAGCGCACCCGCAAGGGACGCGTGGTCATCGACGCCCACCACGTCAATTTCATCGACTACGCCGGGGTCGAGATGCTGCACCAGGAGGCGCGCCGCCTAAAGGCGCAGAACCGCTTCCTGATCATGCGTCGGGCGCGGCCCCAGGTGATCGAGGAGATCCACAAGCTGGAAGGGGCCGAGCACTGTCCGGTGCTGTTCGAGGACTAG